A region of Nostoc sp. 'Peltigera membranacea cyanobiont' N6 DNA encodes the following proteins:
- a CDS encoding DUF3531 family protein yields the protein MEIQFREINPFDMWIWLKFSTNPSAREKQYVEEVFNSWFYLGKLGAFNAENLQVQDTGLDISYMNYDEQGYDKSLLALMHNIGEFEYEGQWGRCWFDLGTSDAIALDILLNALTQLSQEYVTIEELYIGGENPDWPIEDSESRPQSIYDN from the coding sequence ATGGAGATTCAGTTCCGCGAAATTAATCCTTTTGATATGTGGATTTGGCTGAAATTCAGCACAAATCCTTCTGCACGTGAAAAGCAGTATGTAGAAGAAGTTTTCAATTCCTGGTTTTATCTGGGTAAATTGGGTGCATTTAATGCAGAGAACCTCCAGGTGCAGGACACTGGACTTGATATCAGCTACATGAATTATGATGAACAAGGGTATGACAAAAGCTTGTTAGCACTGATGCACAACATCGGTGAGTTTGAATATGAGGGACAGTGGGGGCGTTGTTGGTTTGACTTAGGAACCAGTGATGCGATCGCATTGGATATTTTACTCAACGCTCTCACCCAGCTAAGTCAGGAATATGTGACCATTGAAGAATTATACATCGGCGGCGAAAATCCAGATTGGCCTATTGAGGATAGTGAAAGTCGTCCTCAGTCTATTTACGATAATTAG
- a CDS encoding type II toxin-antitoxin system HicB family antitoxin yields the protein MKIRAIIHPAEEGGYWAEVPALPCCITEGDTIEEVMANLKDAIEGWLEVANSQS from the coding sequence ATGAAAATTAGAGCAATTATTCATCCAGCAGAAGAAGGCGGCTATTGGGCAGAGGTTCCCGCGCTTCCCTGTTGTATTACCGAAGGAGACACCATAGAAGAAGTGATGGCTAATTTAAAAGATGCTATTGAAGGTTGGCTTGAAGTTGCCAATAGTCAGTCGTAA
- a CDS encoding Sll0314/Alr1548 family TPR repeat-containing protein → MTKRFYPPQLVVPTRLTTLAQTAFGAAIAFGVAPWAIALNLWVNPSLAGDPFRNSEPHQIGDQTEAAFKAIFQQGNYPAAERYLQQAISKEPNEPLAYAMKASLAYGNKDWAKLDTYSQKTLESGQKLIPNDPLRGNLYTAVGHFLEGALILTRKGTVNGVPQAFGRLRQVYEYLDKAEAISANDPELNLIKGYMDLLLAVNLPFASPDRAIGRLEKNAAPGYLVDRGIALAYRDLKRYPQALEYVNRAIKSTSDNPEIYYLKAQILKELGQKEKSQQMIQEAIANFDKALTKKSQLPGDLVKQIESERKNAVSLSNAG, encoded by the coding sequence ATGACTAAAAGGTTTTATCCGCCTCAATTAGTAGTGCCTACGAGACTCACTACCCTTGCTCAGACTGCTTTTGGTGCTGCGATCGCCTTTGGCGTTGCCCCTTGGGCAATCGCACTTAATCTGTGGGTGAATCCCTCACTAGCTGGCGATCCCTTTCGCAACAGCGAACCCCATCAAATTGGCGACCAAACAGAAGCAGCTTTTAAGGCGATTTTCCAACAGGGCAACTATCCAGCAGCAGAGCGTTATCTACAACAGGCAATATCTAAAGAGCCAAATGAACCTCTAGCTTACGCGATGAAAGCATCTTTGGCATACGGAAATAAAGATTGGGCTAAACTAGATACCTACAGTCAGAAAACTCTAGAAAGCGGACAAAAACTGATTCCCAACGATCCATTGCGTGGTAATTTATACACTGCTGTTGGTCATTTTTTAGAGGGAGCATTAATTCTCACCCGCAAGGGCACTGTCAACGGTGTGCCCCAAGCTTTTGGTCGGCTGCGGCAAGTTTATGAATATTTAGACAAAGCCGAAGCAATTTCTGCCAACGATCCAGAACTGAATTTAATTAAGGGTTATATGGATTTACTTTTGGCGGTTAATTTGCCTTTTGCTAGTCCAGATCGGGCAATTGGACGCTTAGAAAAAAATGCTGCTCCTGGGTATCTTGTAGATCGGGGTATTGCTCTTGCTTACCGAGATTTAAAACGGTATCCGCAGGCACTGGAATATGTTAACCGAGCGATCAAAAGCACGTCCGATAATCCAGAAATTTATTATCTCAAAGCCCAAATCCTGAAAGAACTGGGGCAAAAAGAAAAAAGCCAGCAAATGATTCAGGAAGCGATCGCTAATTTTGACAAAGCATTGACTAAAAAATCTCAACTCCCAGGTGATTTAGTCAAACAAATTGAGAGTGAACGCAAAAATGCTGTTAGCCTAAGTAATGCTGGGTAA
- a CDS encoding ABC transporter ATP-binding protein, with translation MANVRLEDIKRRFNNVTAIEDITFEIPDGEFWVLVGPSGCGKSTILRTIAGLETATSGKLYIGDHLVNNIPARQRDVAMVFQNYALYPHMSVAQNIGFGLQMRKVDRKIIQERVMNVARSLSLDRLLDRKPKQLSGGQQQRVALGRAIAREPQVFLLDEPLSNLDAQLRDDTRAELKQLHQELGITTIYVTHDQVEAMTLADKIVVLNRGRIQQIGDPQTIYASPANQMVASFLGSPPMNIFRAIYQNNGFDVSGQLLTIPADVNEKLKLRQGHSFDLGIRPEHILINEPPSRQEGNDSQLIVEVKVVEPLGRETLIRAGLPDSAVVLNIQVGGDVRLRPGDRLSLQLDLNHLFVFDPKTGDRIL, from the coding sequence ATGGCAAATGTTCGTCTAGAAGATATTAAGCGTAGATTCAATAACGTTACCGCTATTGAGGATATTACCTTTGAAATTCCTGATGGCGAATTTTGGGTTTTAGTTGGGCCATCGGGTTGTGGTAAGTCTACAATTTTGCGAACGATCGCTGGTTTAGAAACTGCCACATCAGGTAAACTCTATATTGGCGATCACTTGGTAAATAATATCCCAGCCAGACAACGAGATGTGGCGATGGTGTTCCAAAACTACGCTCTCTATCCTCACATGAGCGTGGCCCAAAACATCGGCTTTGGCTTGCAAATGCGGAAGGTTGACCGAAAAATCATTCAAGAACGGGTGATGAATGTGGCGCGATCGCTTTCTCTGGATCGCCTGCTGGATCGGAAACCCAAACAGCTTTCTGGAGGACAGCAACAACGGGTAGCATTAGGGAGAGCGATCGCTCGTGAACCCCAAGTGTTTTTACTTGATGAACCTTTATCTAATTTAGATGCCCAATTGCGCGATGATACAAGGGCAGAATTGAAACAGTTACATCAAGAATTAGGCATTACGACAATTTACGTCACCCACGATCAAGTTGAAGCCATGACTTTGGCTGATAAAATTGTCGTACTCAATCGCGGGCGAATTCAACAAATCGGCGATCCCCAAACTATTTATGCAAGTCCCGCTAATCAGATGGTGGCAAGTTTTTTAGGCAGTCCACCGATGAATATTTTCCGTGCAATCTATCAAAATAACGGTTTTGATGTGAGTGGGCAGTTATTAACGATTCCAGCAGATGTGAATGAAAAATTAAAGTTGCGTCAGGGGCACAGTTTTGATTTGGGGATTCGCCCAGAGCATATTTTGATTAACGAACCGCCAAGTCGCCAAGAAGGAAATGATAGTCAGCTGATTGTGGAAGTTAAGGTGGTAGAACCTTTGGGAAGGGAAACTTTGATTCGTGCTGGCTTACCTGATTCGGCGGTGGTGTTGAATATTCAGGTAGGTGGAGATGTGCGTCTGCGTCCAGGCGATCGCCTTTCTCTGCAACTTGATTTAAATCACTTGTTTGTATTTGATCCCAAAACTGGGGACAGAATATTATAA
- a CDS encoding type II toxin-antitoxin system HicB family antitoxin yields the protein MKTLNQKNQQIEKPSLEYYLNLQYPVTLYPDPEGGYVAQIKDLPGCLTQGETLEETVENLNEARELWIETAYEAGDDIPLPSSNDSYSGKLLLRMPKSLHRRLAETSEREGVSLNQYIVSLLSAIA from the coding sequence ATGAAGACACTGAACCAGAAGAACCAGCAGATTGAGAAGCCGTCCTTAGAATATTATTTAAATCTTCAGTACCCTGTAACACTTTACCCCGACCCAGAGGGTGGATATGTAGCTCAAATAAAAGATTTACCTGGATGTCTTACCCAAGGCGAAACCCTTGAAGAGACAGTGGAAAATCTTAATGAGGCGCGGGAATTGTGGATTGAAACAGCTTATGAAGCCGGCGATGATATCCCCTTACCAAGTAGTAATGATAGCTATAGTGGTAAACTATTACTACGGATGCCGAAATCTTTACATCGGCGTTTAGCTGAGACTTCTGAACGAGAAGGCGTTAGTCTCAACCAGTATATTGTCTCTTTGCTGAGTGCGATTGCATAA
- a CDS encoding GNAT family N-acetyltransferase, whose product MTIDNFIIRPMNRSEVDLAITWAAAEGWNPGRYDAESFYQTDERGFFLGELNGEPVGCISAVAYDRYFGFLGFYIVKPQFRGLGLGMKIWNQAMAYLSTDRNIALDGVIAQQDNYKKSGFQIAYNHIRYEGVGGGVMPPGIVELRTVPFEKLLAYDCQLFPSQRSLFLQHWIEQPGSSALGVLKDGYLTGYGVIRPAYTGLRIGPLFANDEKIAEALFLALLAQNPDVPVFIDVPDVNLQAIALVQHYGLQPIFQTARMYTKGMPSLPINRVFGVTSLELG is encoded by the coding sequence ATGACCATAGACAACTTCATCATTCGCCCAATGAACAGGTCAGAAGTGGACTTGGCGATTACTTGGGCCGCAGCCGAAGGCTGGAATCCAGGCAGGTATGATGCTGAATCTTTTTATCAAACTGACGAGCGCGGTTTTTTCTTGGGTGAGTTGAACGGTGAGCCTGTGGGATGTATTTCTGCTGTAGCTTACGATCGCTATTTCGGCTTTCTTGGTTTTTACATTGTGAAGCCGCAGTTTCGTGGGCTTGGATTGGGGATGAAAATTTGGAATCAGGCAATGGCTTATCTGTCTACTGACCGTAACATCGCTTTAGATGGCGTAATAGCTCAACAAGATAATTACAAAAAGTCTGGTTTCCAAATTGCTTACAACCATATTCGTTATGAAGGAGTTGGCGGTGGTGTTATGCCTCCTGGTATCGTTGAACTAAGAACAGTACCTTTTGAGAAATTACTGGCTTACGATTGCCAACTTTTTCCCTCTCAGCGATCGCTGTTTCTGCAACATTGGATTGAGCAACCAGGAAGTTCTGCATTAGGGGTTCTCAAAGATGGATATCTTACTGGTTATGGAGTTATCCGCCCTGCTTATACAGGTTTAAGGATTGGGCCTTTGTTTGCCAATGATGAGAAAATTGCTGAAGCCCTATTTCTTGCCTTGCTTGCACAAAATCCTGATGTTCCAGTATTTATTGATGTGCCAGATGTCAACTTACAAGCGATCGCTTTAGTTCAACATTATGGGTTACAGCCAATCTTTCAAACTGCTCGGATGTATACCAAAGGAATGCCTAGCTTACCTATTAATCGTGTATTTGGTGTGACAAGTTTGGAACTCGGTTAG
- a CDS encoding type II toxin-antitoxin system RelE/ParE family toxin: MAFQVEITQIAETQIEQAYRWYRERNPEFADRWFRGLMNAIATLQEKPQRCALAVEHEVFPEEVRQLLYGKAKNVYRVLFTIRGTTVNVLYVRHSGQAPLTVDDLEELEGGV, encoded by the coding sequence ATGGCATTTCAGGTTGAGATTACCCAAATCGCGGAAACTCAGATTGAGCAAGCTTATCGCTGGTATCGAGAGCGGAATCCTGAATTTGCCGATCGTTGGTTTCGAGGATTGATGAATGCTATTGCTACCCTACAAGAGAAGCCCCAACGTTGTGCTTTAGCAGTCGAACATGAAGTTTTTCCAGAAGAAGTACGTCAACTTCTTTATGGGAAAGCCAAAAATGTATACCGAGTACTTTTTACGATTCGAGGTACTACAGTTAATGTATTGTATGTGCGCCACAGTGGCCAAGCACCACTGACTGTAGATGACCTAGAGGAGTTAGAAGGTGGAGTTTAG
- a CDS encoding superoxide dismutase → MTINRRNFLFLLTAGAGAFVFDACALAEKSPKGNTAIPEKTPETTPNKTSEKTGAIQLPPLAYAYEALEPHIDAKTMQFHHDKHHATYVKNLNAALDKHPELKGKTIEELLQKLDNVPEDIRKTVRNSGGGHVNHSMFWEIMKPKGGGEPTGNIASAINQSFGSFAAFKQKFNEAGAGRFGSGWVWLVRNKGGKLEVTTTANQDSPLSVGKYPILGNDVWEHAYYLNYQNRRVDYLDAWWNVVNWDEINKRFATASKFA, encoded by the coding sequence ATGACTATTAATCGACGCAATTTCTTGTTTTTACTCACAGCAGGTGCGGGTGCTTTTGTATTCGATGCTTGTGCATTGGCAGAGAAATCTCCTAAAGGAAACACTGCAATTCCTGAAAAAACACCTGAAACAACACCAAATAAAACATCAGAAAAAACAGGTGCAATCCAACTACCGCCTTTAGCTTACGCCTACGAAGCGCTGGAACCACACATTGATGCTAAAACGATGCAGTTTCACCACGATAAACACCATGCAACTTATGTAAAAAACTTGAATGCAGCGTTAGATAAACACCCAGAACTGAAAGGCAAAACTATTGAAGAACTGTTGCAGAAACTTGACAATGTACCAGAAGATATTCGCAAAACAGTACGCAATAGTGGCGGTGGTCATGTAAATCACTCAATGTTCTGGGAAATTATGAAGCCAAAAGGTGGGGGAGAACCAACAGGAAATATAGCCTCCGCAATTAATCAAAGTTTTGGTAGTTTTGCAGCTTTCAAACAAAAGTTTAATGAAGCTGGTGCCGGTCGTTTTGGTAGTGGTTGGGTTTGGCTAGTCCGTAACAAAGGTGGCAAGTTGGAAGTGACAACTACAGCTAACCAAGATAGTCCCTTAAGTGTAGGTAAATATCCCATTCTGGGTAATGACGTATGGGAACACGCATATTATCTGAATTACCAGAATCGCCGCGTCGATTATTTAGATGCTTGGTGGAACGTGGTTAATTGGGATGAGATTAACAAGCGGTTTGCAACTGCAAGTAAATTTGCCTAA
- a CDS encoding Uma2 family endonuclease, producing the protein MIQSLQKLFTFDEYLEFLETQPEKIRYELHNGDIIQIPPPSGKHEQIGAFLTMILGYECLRLKLYYGIPKTATVKPEKKMSGYYPDVLLMNFSNLGNEPLWEKQSILSKPDSIPLVIEVVSTNWRDDYHKKFADYEEMGIQEYWIVDYAALGSKELIGDPKQPTITIYSLSDEGEYRGKQFRGDDRIESPTFPDLNLTVEQIFSVRYS; encoded by the coding sequence ATGATTCAATCACTACAAAAACTATTTACATTTGATGAATATTTAGAATTTTTAGAAACACAACCGGAAAAGATTCGTTATGAATTACACAATGGAGATATTATTCAAATCCCGCCGCCATCAGGCAAACACGAGCAAATAGGAGCATTTTTAACAATGATATTAGGGTATGAGTGTCTTCGTCTTAAACTTTATTACGGTATACCAAAAACCGCCACAGTGAAGCCAGAAAAGAAAATGTCAGGATACTATCCTGATGTTTTATTAATGAATTTTTCTAACTTGGGTAATGAACCATTATGGGAGAAACAATCTATCCTTAGTAAACCAGATTCAATTCCATTAGTGATTGAAGTCGTCAGTACTAACTGGAGAGATGATTATCATAAAAAGTTTGCTGACTATGAAGAAATGGGTATTCAAGAATATTGGATTGTTGATTATGCGGCTTTGGGTAGCAAGGAATTGATAGGCGACCCCAAACAGCCAACAATCACAATTTACTCTTTAAGTGATGAGGGTGAATATCGTGGTAAACAGTTTAGAGGAGACGACCGTATAGAGTCGCCAACATTTCCAGATTTAAATCTAACCGTTGAACAAATTTTTTCAGTGCGTTATTCATAA
- the rsmG gene encoding 16S rRNA (guanine(527)-N(7))-methyltransferase RsmG — protein sequence MTNLLPEMAEIWQQTLNWQPTVQQQAQFQRLYELILEGNLQLNLTRITDPQEFWEKHLWDSLRGIVPLLSANFSPTPPAIIDIGTGAGFPGVPVAITVPNCPITLLDSTGKKITFIDNILTELALTNAKTIVSRAEEIGHHPQHRQAYDIALIRAVGTASVCAEYALPLLKLSGLAIIYRGNWTEEETTSLQNAVKQLGGVIESIEQFTTPLSHSIRHCVYLRKVATTPVQFPRAIGVPTQKPL from the coding sequence ATGACAAACTTATTGCCTGAGATGGCAGAAATCTGGCAGCAAACTCTGAATTGGCAACCGACTGTCCAACAGCAAGCACAATTCCAAAGGCTTTATGAGTTAATCCTAGAAGGTAATCTTCAACTAAATTTAACTCGCATTACTGACCCCCAAGAGTTTTGGGAAAAACATCTCTGGGATTCTCTACGAGGAATTGTACCCCTGTTATCAGCAAATTTCTCTCCTACTCCCCCTGCTATCATTGATATTGGTACAGGTGCAGGTTTTCCAGGTGTTCCAGTGGCAATTACAGTACCTAATTGCCCAATTACTCTTCTCGATTCCACTGGGAAAAAAATTACTTTTATCGACAATATATTAACTGAACTTGCCCTTACTAATGCCAAAACTATTGTTAGTAGGGCTGAAGAAATCGGTCATCACCCCCAGCACCGACAAGCTTATGATATTGCATTGATCCGCGCTGTTGGGACAGCTTCTGTTTGTGCAGAATATGCCCTACCATTACTCAAACTAAGTGGTTTAGCCATAATCTATCGTGGTAATTGGACAGAAGAAGAAACCACAAGTTTACAAAATGCTGTCAAGCAGTTGGGTGGCGTTATTGAATCAATCGAACAATTTACAACACCTCTGAGTCACAGCATCCGGCACTGTGTGTATTTGCGTAAGGTAGCCACCACACCAGTTCAGTTTCCCCGCGCTATTGGTGTACCTACTCAAAAACCTCTTTGA
- a CDS encoding NUDIX hydrolase produces MNKAGEIRVIALGLIRDGERIFVSEGYDPVKQETFYRALGGGVDFGETSHAALEREFQEEIQADLTNIKYLGCIENLFTFNSRQGHEIIQLYQCDFVDSKFYQLESLVFSESQTHKHKALWIDISRFESGELRLVPKVFFEYL; encoded by the coding sequence ATGAATAAAGCAGGCGAAATTCGGGTCATAGCCTTGGGGCTAATTCGGGATGGCGAACGCATATTTGTTTCTGAAGGCTACGATCCCGTAAAGCAAGAAACATTTTATCGGGCTTTGGGCGGTGGTGTTGATTTTGGTGAAACCAGCCACGCCGCCTTAGAACGGGAGTTTCAAGAGGAAATTCAGGCAGACTTAACGAATATTAAATATCTCGGTTGTATAGAAAACCTGTTTACATTTAATAGTCGGCAAGGTCATGAAATTATTCAGCTTTATCAATGTGACTTTGTTGATTCAAAATTTTATCAACTGGAAAGTTTAGTTTTTTCAGAATCACAAACTCATAAACATAAAGCGTTATGGATAGATATCTCTCGCTTTGAATCTGGGGAATTACGATTAGTACCTAAAGTATTTTTTGAATATTTATAA
- a CDS encoding ABC transporter ATP-binding protein: MLYLRNVNYHPTACPTAILKSINLELAPQQLGLIIGPSGSGKSTLLEILSGLAEPTTGALFWREQELIAEQLQQLAGLVFQFPERHFCGGSILEELRLGHPELGSERVRQALSEVGLEHLSLSAAPHALSGGQQRRLALAVQLIRQPNLLLLDEPTAGLDWSMRRQLVNLLAKLKQDWTLLIVTHDAGDLLAIADRCWTLNHGELKSVDPKTLESKVKEPLPSA; this comes from the coding sequence ATGCTCTATCTCCGAAATGTAAATTATCACCCCACGGCGTGTCCAACAGCGATTCTTAAATCGATTAACTTGGAATTAGCACCCCAGCAACTAGGTCTGATTATTGGCCCTAGTGGTTCGGGAAAAAGTACCTTACTAGAAATTTTGTCGGGACTAGCCGAACCCACTACTGGCGCACTCTTTTGGCGAGAACAGGAACTTATAGCCGAACAGCTACAACAATTAGCTGGGTTGGTATTTCAGTTTCCAGAACGCCACTTTTGTGGTGGTTCAATTTTAGAAGAATTGCGTTTAGGACATCCTGAGTTAGGGTCAGAACGAGTTAGACAGGCCCTGAGTGAGGTGGGATTAGAGCATTTATCGCTTTCTGCTGCTCCCCATGCTTTGAGTGGCGGTCAACAGAGGCGTTTAGCTTTGGCGGTGCAATTGATTCGCCAGCCAAATTTACTGTTATTGGATGAACCGACTGCTGGGTTAGATTGGTCAATGCGTCGGCAACTGGTAAATTTATTAGCAAAGCTGAAACAAGATTGGACACTATTGATAGTTACCCACGATGCTGGGGATCTGTTAGCGATCGCAGATCGTTGCTGGACACTCAACCACGGCGAACTAAAATCAGTAGACCCAAAGACACTGGAATCCAAAGTTAAAGAACCTCTGCCATCGGCATAA
- a CDS encoding type II toxin-antitoxin system HicA family toxin, translating into MSRLRKLVDRFLKRPPEVRFQEVYYLLEAFGFEEKKSKGSHHSFRNSQGKTITVPKTGGQKVKGIYVQQIVELLNLDEWIDEDTEPEEPAD; encoded by the coding sequence ATGAGCAGATTAAGAAAATTAGTAGATCGCTTCTTGAAACGACCTCCAGAAGTGCGGTTTCAGGAAGTTTACTATCTATTGGAAGCTTTTGGCTTTGAAGAAAAAAAGTCTAAGGGTAGCCATCATAGCTTCCGAAACTCCCAGGGTAAAACCATCACTGTACCCAAAACAGGAGGCCAAAAAGTTAAAGGAATTTATGTACAGCAAATAGTTGAACTATTAAATTTAGATGAGTGGATTGATGAAGACACTGAACCAGAAGAACCAGCAGATTGA
- a CDS encoding AAA family ATPase codes for MKIKVKNLGALKQAEFTLGDLTIICGCNNTGKTYATYALFGFLATWQDRLSIKINADKIDLLLADGVVRLDIQEYVDNIEQIVAQYCQAYTKELPKIFAARAERFKTTDFQVSLDIQNIRLASGFDLKMRAANAELFFITKSEESTELVVTLLVEKDKVKIPTQIIERIIADALKEIIFLHILPRPFIACSERTGAAIFRKDLNFDRNRLFEEIGQAGQNIDRVKLLLKDIDYGDYGDYALPIRTNVDFIRRLETIAKKSSFIAENHPDVLADFADIIGGKYTVTRNDQLYYEPKDKRIKLSMDESSSAVRSLLDIGFYLRHEAQLGDLLMVDEPELNLHPENQRRVARLFAQLVNLGIKVFITTHSDYIIKELNTLIMLNHDKPHLKRIAQVEGYRQEELISSEKIKVYIAEEASIILDGKTKKTKCQTLTPANIDPELGIEARSFDTTIETMNRIQEAIVWSEE; via the coding sequence ATGAAAATTAAAGTCAAAAATCTTGGTGCTTTAAAGCAAGCCGAATTCACACTTGGCGACCTGACAATCATTTGTGGCTGCAATAATACGGGCAAGACCTACGCTACTTATGCGTTGTTTGGCTTTTTGGCTACTTGGCAAGATAGGCTTTCGATCAAAATCAATGCTGACAAGATCGACTTACTTCTTGCTGACGGCGTAGTTCGTCTTGATATACAAGAATATGTTGACAATATTGAGCAGATTGTTGCTCAATATTGTCAGGCATATACCAAGGAATTACCAAAGATTTTTGCAGCACGGGCTGAACGATTTAAAACAACAGACTTTCAGGTAAGCCTGGACATCCAAAATATCCGTTTGGCAAGCGGATTTGATCTGAAAATGAGAGCCGCCAATGCAGAACTTTTTTTCATCACCAAAAGTGAAGAAAGCACAGAATTAGTTGTCACTCTGCTTGTTGAGAAAGATAAGGTAAAAATCCCCACCCAAATTATTGAGCGTATAATTGCCGACGCACTGAAAGAGATCATTTTTCTTCACATTTTACCTCGCCCTTTTATAGCTTGTAGTGAACGAACTGGTGCTGCTATTTTTCGCAAAGATTTGAATTTCGACCGCAATCGCTTATTTGAAGAAATAGGTCAGGCTGGCCAAAATATTGATCGAGTAAAACTTCTACTTAAAGATATAGATTATGGAGATTATGGAGATTATGCCTTGCCGATAAGGACAAATGTGGACTTTATCCGGCGACTTGAAACCATTGCCAAAAAAAGCAGTTTCATTGCTGAGAACCATCCCGATGTGTTAGCTGATTTCGCTGACATCATAGGTGGTAAATACACAGTCACCCGTAATGATCAACTTTATTATGAGCCGAAGGATAAACGGATCAAGCTTTCTATGGATGAAAGTTCTAGCGCCGTGCGTTCTCTACTAGATATCGGCTTTTACCTGAGACACGAAGCCCAGCTTGGGGACTTACTGATGGTGGATGAACCCGAACTTAACCTACACCCCGAAAACCAACGCCGCGTCGCACGGCTATTTGCCCAACTGGTGAACCTGGGCATTAAAGTTTTCATCACCACCCACAGTGATTACATCATCAAAGAACTGAATACGCTGATCATGCTCAACCACGATAAACCCCATCTGAAGCGAATTGCCCAAGTTGAAGGTTATCGGCAAGAGGAACTGATCTCTTCTGAAAAAATCAAAGTCTATATCGCGGAAGAAGCATCGATAATACTTGACGGCAAAACAAAAAAAACTAAATGCCAGACCCTGACACCAGCCAACATCGACCCAGAACTGGGTATTGAAGCCCGCAGCTTTGATACAACCATCGAAACGATGAACCGGATTCAGGAAGCGATCGTCTGGAGTGAGGAGTAA
- a CDS encoding acyl-CoA thioesterase, whose protein sequence is MQKISFELEVYSFHIDFIGHVNNTVYVQWMEIGRTKLLQAVEMPTQKIFEQGFAPVLVQTNITYKSPLYLGERVQVEMWISELKNASATMQFCFYNEQRILAAEGWQKGLFVDRQTMRPRRLRPEERSLFAPYVHSSVDAQPPN, encoded by the coding sequence ATGCAAAAAATTTCCTTTGAGTTAGAGGTTTATTCTTTCCATATTGATTTTATTGGTCATGTGAACAACACTGTTTATGTTCAATGGATGGAAATTGGACGGACAAAACTGCTGCAAGCCGTTGAGATGCCAACACAGAAAATCTTTGAGCAGGGGTTTGCTCCGGTTTTGGTTCAAACCAACATCACCTACAAATCACCGCTCTATTTGGGTGAGCGTGTGCAGGTAGAAATGTGGATTTCTGAATTGAAGAATGCCTCTGCTACTATGCAGTTTTGTTTCTATAACGAACAGAGAATATTAGCAGCAGAGGGATGGCAAAAAGGCTTGTTTGTGGATAGACAAACAATGCGCCCAAGGCGGTTACGCCCAGAGGAACGTTCTTTGTTCGCACCTTATGTGCATTCCTCGGTAGATGCTCAACCTCCTAATTGA
- a CDS encoding BrnT family toxin, whose protein sequence is MKFEWDENKAAINLLKHQVSFEEAKTVFDDLLYVDFYDPDHSDDEERYLIIGESNRGRLLIISYTERGNSIRLISAREVTRSEREAYKEG, encoded by the coding sequence ATGAAGTTTGAGTGGGACGAAAACAAAGCGGCAATAAATCTTTTAAAACATCAGGTTTCTTTTGAAGAAGCCAAAACTGTTTTCGATGATCTGCTCTATGTTGACTTCTACGATCCAGACCACTCTGATGATGAGGAGCGTTACCTTATTATTGGAGAATCAAATCGGGGACGCTTACTAATCATCTCCTATACCGAGAGAGGAAATTCAATTCGTCTCATTAGTGCAAGAGAAGTAACGCGATCCGAGCGAGAAGCATACAAAGAAGGGTAA